Below is a window of Desulfurobacterium atlanticum DNA.
TGAAGAAATCAATAGCAACCTTTAAACTTTCAGGAACAGCAGGTTTTTTAACACTCATTCCAAGTTCTTCAAAAGCCTTCTTTTTAAGACCAAGCTTGAAATAAGCCCAGGCTCTAAGGAATTTTGCCTCTTTTGAATTAAGTTTCCTTGCAAGTTTTAAAGCTTTACCATACTCTCCCTGAAGGTAATACACTTTTGCAAGTTCAAAAAGAATCTCCGGAGATTTATCTTTCGCATAAAGTTTTTGAAGCCTTAAAACTGCATCTGCATATTTACCCTTTGAAATCAGATACCTGACATACGGAAGGGCAAATTTTTCCTTATTAAGCCAGTCTCCGTAATTTGCAAAAAGATAATCTGTTATATCCTGCCTTTTGTATTTAACAGCTTCTTCAGCAAATTTTTCAAGAAAACCGCTCTCCGCAAGGGCTCCTTTTATATCAACATTTTTCTCACCAAGGGTTAAAAGATAAAACTTATCATCAACAGAAAGTGGAAAATCTGAAATTACCCTTAAAAATTCAACTTTACCATTTACCGACAACGCCAGAAAACTGTTTTTATCAAAGCTTTCTTTAAATGGCTTTCCAGACTTTATATCAACAAAAAGTTTTGCCGCAAGAAGAACCCCGCGATGATATGAAGGATATTTAGCCTCCCATATCTTGATAAGCTTCTTTAAACTACCAACATCTCCCGTTTTTACGAAAGTTTCAGCCATCGGAACAAGATAATTTTTAAGGTCAAAAGAAGGGCTCTCATTTAAAATCTGAGAAAAGGTTTGACCGGCAAGGTCATACATTCCATCTCTATAAAGTTAAGCCCAAAATTTATATCTGCTGAAAATGATGTTGTTGAAAGAGATAAAAGGACAATTAATAGAATTTTTCTCATTTTTTACTCCCTGTTTAAGCTCGCAGGTATAAATTATACTCTACTATGAGTATATTTAAAGTTAAATCTCCATTTACACCTAAAGGCGACCAGCCTAAAGCGATAAAAGAGCTGTCAGAAGGAATAAAAGAAGGACTTAAATACCAGACCCTTCTTGGAATTACAGGAAGCGGAAAAACCTACACAATTGCCAAAGTTATTGAAGAAGTTCAAAAACCCACACTTGTAATATCCCACAACAAGACCCTTGCAGCTCAGCTCTACCATGAGCTTAAAAATTTCTTCCCGGACAATGCTGTTGAGTATTTTATAAGCTACTACGACTACTACCAGCCGGAAGCCTACATCCCAAACAGGGATGTTTACATAGAAAAAGACTGCTCAATAAATCCTGTAATAGACAGAATGAGACACTCTGCCACAGTATCACTACTTACAAGAAGAGATGTTATCGTTGTCTCTTCAGTCTCCTGTATCTACGGCCTTGGTTCCCCAAACTTCTACTCAAACCTTGCACTACGATTTACGGTAGGAGAGGAGATAGACAGGGATAAAGCTATAAGAAAACTGGTAAATCTCGGATATGAAAGAAGTGAATTTGAAATGCGCCCGGGAATTTTCAGAGTAAAAGGGGATGTGATAGACATTTTTCCGGCTGATGTTGAAGACCGCTATATCAGAATAGAGTTTTTCGGAGATGAAGTGGATTCCATAACAGAACAGGACTATTTTGACAGGAAAGTGTTGAGAAGATTTAATGAATATACAGTTTATCCAGCATCCCACTATGTTACCCCTTATGAACAGATAGTAAAAGCAGTAAACTCAATAGAAAGGGAACTTGAGGAGAGAATAGAGTTTTTTCTCTCTCAGGATAAGATTGTAGAAGCAAAAAGGATAGAGCAGAGAACAAGATATGACATGGAACTTCTTCTTGAGATAGGCCACTGCAAGGGAATAGAAAACTACTCAAGGCACCTTGACGGGAGAGCGCCAGGTGAACCGCCCTTTACCCTTCTTGATTATTTTCCTGATGATTTTCTCGTTGTTATAGATGAATCACACGTAACCATCCCCCAGATAAAGGCGATGTGGCGGGGAGACAGAGCAAGAAAACACAACCTGATAGAACACGGTTTTCGCCTGCCTTCTGCTTACGACAACAGACCCTTAAACTTTGAAGAGTTTCTTGAAAGAGTTAATCAGGCTATTTTTGTCTCTGCAACTCCGGGACCGTTTGAGCTTGATGTTTCTGAAAAAGTTGTGGAACAGATAATAAGACCAACAGGACTGCTTGACCCTGAAATTGAAGTTAGAAAAACTGAAGGACAGATGGAAGACCTTCTCTCAGAAATAAGGAAAAGGATAGAAAGAAATGAAAGAACACTTATCACAACTCTTACCAAGAAAACTGCAGAAGAGCTAACAGGATACTTGATAGACAAGGGAATAAAAACAAAGTACTTACACTCTGAAATAGATTCTGTTGAAAGAGTTGAGATAATAAGAGGGTTAAGAACCGGTGAATTTGATGTTCTTGTGGGAGTAAACCTTTTAAGAGAAGGGCTTGACCTGCCGGAAGTTTCCCTTGTTGCAATTCTTGACGCAGATAAGGAAGGATTTTTAAGGTCAACAACAGCACTTATCCAGACGATGGGTAGAGCGGCAAGAAACGTTAACGGAAAGGTTATTCTCTATGCTGACAGAATAACCGACTCCATGAAAAAAGCCATTGAGGAAACAAACAGGAGAAGAAAACTTCAAAAAGAGTATAACGAAAAGCACGGTATAACACCTGAAACAGTAAAAAGAGAGATAGACTCAAGCATTCTTGAAGATGCCGGCCTTTCTCAGTTTTACACACTGAAAATTAAGAAAGAAGAAATGCCAAAAACAGAAGAAGAACTTTTTGAAGAGATTGCAAAGCTTGAAAAAGAGATGAAAGAAGCTGCGAAAAACTGGGAGTTTGAAAAAGCCGCAAAATTAAGAGACAGAATAAAAGAACTGAGAAAACTTATAGTTCCGGCATAAGGCATAAAACTGTTTTAATTTTTTAGTTTTTAAAATTCTTCGCATATATATTGCGCATATAATCCACATCATTTAAATTACTCTTTGCTGCTCCAATTAATGCTAAAATTTTTCCTATCACACCGTAGCATAAAATCGGGAGGTAAAAACAGATGGAAAAGACCCATGTTGAAACAGACTTAAACGTTCAAAAAGAGATTCAGGAACTTCGCTCTCTTAATAAGAGATATTCCTGATTTTCCAAAACCTGGAATAGTTTTCAAAGATATTACTCCTCTCCTTCATAAACCGTGGGCAGTTCAGAAAGTTGTTGATTTCATAGGGAACAGATACATAGGAGCAGGTGTTGATATTGTAGCAGGAATTGAATCAAGAGGGTTCTTGCTCGCTTCAGCCCTTGCATATAAGATAGGAGCAGGACTTGCAATCATAAGAAAACCGGGAAAACTTCCCTATAAAACTGTAAGTGCCACATACACACTGGAATATGGCGAAGACAAAATAGAAGTTCACGAGGATGCCATCCAGAAAGGAATGAAAGTTGTTCTTATAGATGATGTCCTTGCAACAGGCGGGACTATGAGCGCAGCTATTGATTTAGTAGAAAAACTTGGCGGTAATATTGTAAGCGTCGATTTTCTCCTTGAACTAACATTTCTTGGAGGAAGAAAAAGAATTGAGGATAGAGGCTATCCAGTATTTTCATTAATTAAATTTTAATGGAGAGAAATGAAACGCATTACCCATTTTATATTCATACTCTTACTTCTAATATCATATAAAGCATTAGCTTCTCCTTCCTACAAGGAGAAGCTATTACCTGATTTTGCAACAACCGTTGTTGACAGAAACGGAAAAATTATAGGTTATTTCTTCTCTAAACATTTTAGACTTTACGCACCTATAGATGAAATACCTCAAAACCTGAAATTTGCAGTAATATCAGCAGAAGATGCCCGATTCTATGAACACAGAGGGATAGACCCCGTTGGACTTTTAAGAGCAGCAGTTAAGGATTTAACAGCAGGGAAAATAGTTCAGGGGGGGAGTACCATAACTCAGCAACTTGCAAAGCTTATATTTTTATCCCCTCAAAGAACTTTATCCAGAAAATTGAAAGAGATAGGTATAGCTAAAGAGCTTGAAAATAATCTTACAAAAGATGAAATACTGGAACTTTATTTAAACTACGTATATCTGGGAAGTGGAGCTTACGGAGTAAAAGCTGCTGCAAAAGTGTTTTTCGGAAAAGACCTGAAAAACCTTACACTTACAGAATGCGCACTTCTTGCCGCTCTTATAAAAGGTCCTGGATACTACAACCCTTTTAAGTATCCCGAAAGAGCTTTAAGAAGAAGAAACTGGGTTCTGAAACA
It encodes the following:
- the uvrB gene encoding excinuclease ABC subunit UvrB — translated: MSIFKVKSPFTPKGDQPKAIKELSEGIKEGLKYQTLLGITGSGKTYTIAKVIEEVQKPTLVISHNKTLAAQLYHELKNFFPDNAVEYFISYYDYYQPEAYIPNRDVYIEKDCSINPVIDRMRHSATVSLLTRRDVIVVSSVSCIYGLGSPNFYSNLALRFTVGEEIDRDKAIRKLVNLGYERSEFEMRPGIFRVKGDVIDIFPADVEDRYIRIEFFGDEVDSITEQDYFDRKVLRRFNEYTVYPASHYVTPYEQIVKAVNSIERELEERIEFFLSQDKIVEAKRIEQRTRYDMELLLEIGHCKGIENYSRHLDGRAPGEPPFTLLDYFPDDFLVVIDESHVTIPQIKAMWRGDRARKHNLIEHGFRLPSAYDNRPLNFEEFLERVNQAIFVSATPGPFELDVSEKVVEQIIRPTGLLDPEIEVRKTEGQMEDLLSEIRKRIERNERTLITTLTKKTAEELTGYLIDKGIKTKYLHSEIDSVERVEIIRGLRTGEFDVLVGVNLLREGLDLPEVSLVAILDADKEGFLRSTTALIQTMGRAARNVNGKVILYADRITDSMKKAIEETNRRRKLQKEYNEKHGITPETVKREIDSSILEDAGLSQFYTLKIKKEEMPKTEEELFEEIAKLEKEMKEAAKNWEFEKAAKLRDRIKELRKLIVPA
- a CDS encoding adenine phosphoribosyltransferase, which codes for MRDIPDFPKPGIVFKDITPLLHKPWAVQKVVDFIGNRYIGAGVDIVAGIESRGFLLASALAYKIGAGLAIIRKPGKLPYKTVSATYTLEYGEDKIEVHEDAIQKGMKVVLIDDVLATGGTMSAAIDLVEKLGGNIVSVDFLLELTFLGGRKRIEDRGYPVFSLIKF